A window of the Sphingomonas piscis genome harbors these coding sequences:
- the nuoH gene encoding NADH-quinone oxidoreductase subunit NuoH, translated as MTAFFQNWGVTYEWSWFLATIIGILVIALPLMLAVAMIIYADRKIWAAIALRRGPNVVGPFGLLQSFADGLKVFLKETIVPTSANKGLFMIAPIVAFTTALIVWAVIPFDAGVVLADINVGLLYVLAASSLGVYGVIVAGWASNSKYPFFSALRAAAQMVSYEVSIGFVLISVVLWANSFNLSTIVLAQTGHVFGLLNGFGFNPLLFPMAIVFLISSMAETFRTPFDLTEAESELVAGFQTEYSSMSFALFWLGEYGNVILMTALNALLFWGGWLPPLNIDLIPWFDIPGIIWLFAKMMFFFFVFSWVRATVPRYRYDQLMRLGWKIFLPLSLVFVFLVSGYLMLTRYGAAA; from the coding sequence ATGACCGCCTTTTTCCAGAACTGGGGCGTGACCTACGAATGGTCATGGTTCCTCGCGACGATTATCGGCATTCTCGTCATCGCCCTGCCGCTGATGCTCGCCGTGGCGATGATCATCTATGCCGATCGTAAGATCTGGGCAGCCATCGCCCTCCGCCGTGGTCCCAACGTGGTCGGCCCGTTCGGCCTGCTGCAAAGTTTCGCCGACGGTCTGAAGGTTTTCCTCAAGGAAACAATCGTCCCGACCAGCGCAAACAAGGGACTGTTCATGATCGCGCCGATCGTCGCTTTCACGACGGCGCTGATCGTATGGGCCGTGATCCCGTTCGACGCGGGCGTGGTGCTTGCCGACATCAACGTCGGGCTGCTCTACGTCCTCGCGGCCAGCTCGCTCGGCGTCTACGGCGTTATCGTCGCTGGCTGGGCCTCCAACTCCAAATATCCGTTCTTTTCCGCGCTACGGGCCGCCGCACAGATGGTGAGCTACGAAGTCTCGATCGGCTTCGTTCTGATCAGCGTCGTTCTGTGGGCGAACAGCTTCAACCTATCCACCATCGTTCTGGCGCAGACCGGCCATGTGTTCGGCCTGCTTAACGGCTTCGGCTTCAACCCCCTGCTGTTCCCAATGGCGATTGTGTTCCTGATCAGCTCGATGGCCGAGACCTTCCGCACCCCGTTCGACCTGACCGAGGCCGAAAGCGAGCTCGTTGCCGGTTTCCAGACCGAATATAGCTCGATGAGCTTCGCGCTCTTTTGGCTCGGGGAGTATGGCAACGTCATCTTAATGACGGCGCTGAACGCCCTGCTGTTCTGGGGCGGGTGGCTGCCGCCGCTCAACATCGACCTCATCCCCTGGTTCGATATCCCGGGGATCATCTGGCTGTTCGCGAAGATGATGTTCTTCTTCTTCGTCTTCAGCTGGGTTCGTGCCACCGTCCCGCGGTATCGCTACGACCAGCTGATGCGCCTCGGCTGGAAAATCTTCCTGCCGCTCAGCCTCGTCTTCGTTTTCCTCGTGTCGGGTTACCTGATGCTGACCCGCTATGGAGCCGCCGCATGA
- the nuoG gene encoding NADH-quinone oxidoreductase subunit NuoG, translated as MPKVTVDGVELEVPQGATVLQACELAGKEIPRFCYHERLSIAGNCRMCLVEVAPGPPKPQASCALPAADGQTIKTDTPMVKKAREGVMEFLLINHPLDCPICDQGGECDLQDQAMAYGRGYTRFDENKRAIDDKYMGPVIKTSMTRCIQCTRCIRFSSEVAGVPEIGMLYRGEDSQITSYLERAIDSELSGNLADVCPVGALLQKPQIFEMRPWELRRVPAIDVMDAVGSNIRLDLRQRQVMRILPRINEDVNEEWISDKTRHHADALVRNRLDRPWVRENGKLRAASWSDALDLFAKQLKKAGANVAAIAGDLLDAETMYAAKKLLAGQGSTLLEGRQTGLSYDTSSLSAVSFNSTIAGIEYADAILLVGSHIRWEAPLVATRIRKAARKGAAIYGIGPEADLGFKVQWLGNDSKLLGKLPTDVTNAFGAAAKPAVVVGPGALAAGALGAALALVQPLGLIKDGWNGFNVVHTAASRMAGLILGYAQKGGIADIEAANPGLVLLLGADEVAPDRFKSAFKVYVGHHGDKGAKLADLILPAASYAEKHGTYVNLEGRVQRGERAAFPPGEAKEDWAIFRAVSQLIGQDLPFDSFDQLRAQMVAEHPELGRDGLIDLPWSAPVLAGTAGGEIRYPISDFYLTNAIARSSPTMHRCSEELVHGHAATLEAAE; from the coding sequence GTGCCTAAAGTCACCGTCGATGGCGTCGAGCTTGAAGTTCCGCAGGGCGCGACCGTGCTTCAGGCGTGCGAGCTTGCCGGCAAGGAGATTCCGCGCTTCTGCTACCATGAGCGGCTAAGCATCGCTGGCAATTGCCGCATGTGCCTCGTTGAGGTGGCGCCGGGCCCGCCCAAGCCGCAGGCGTCGTGCGCTCTACCCGCGGCGGATGGGCAGACGATCAAGACCGACACGCCGATGGTCAAGAAGGCGCGCGAAGGGGTGATGGAGTTCCTGCTCATCAACCATCCGCTCGATTGCCCCATCTGCGACCAGGGCGGTGAATGCGACCTTCAAGATCAGGCAATGGCCTACGGGCGCGGCTACACGCGCTTTGACGAGAACAAGCGCGCCATCGACGACAAGTACATGGGTCCGGTCATCAAGACGTCGATGACTCGCTGCATCCAATGCACCCGCTGCATCCGCTTCTCGTCCGAGGTCGCCGGTGTACCCGAGATCGGTATGCTCTACCGCGGCGAGGACAGCCAGATCACGTCCTACCTTGAACGGGCGATCGACAGCGAGTTGAGCGGCAATTTGGCCGATGTCTGCCCGGTCGGCGCCTTGCTTCAGAAGCCGCAGATCTTCGAGATGCGCCCGTGGGAGCTGCGCCGTGTGCCGGCCATCGACGTCATGGACGCGGTCGGCTCCAACATCCGCCTCGACCTGCGCCAGCGCCAGGTGATGCGCATCTTGCCCCGCATCAACGAGGATGTGAACGAGGAGTGGATCAGCGACAAGACAAGGCACCATGCCGACGCGCTGGTCCGTAACCGCCTCGACCGTCCTTGGGTGCGTGAGAATGGCAAGTTGCGCGCGGCGAGCTGGAGCGACGCACTCGACCTCTTTGCAAAGCAGCTGAAAAAGGCGGGCGCCAACGTCGCCGCCATAGCCGGCGACCTGTTGGACGCAGAGACCATGTATGCGGCCAAGAAGCTGCTTGCAGGGCAGGGAAGCACACTTCTTGAAGGGCGGCAGACGGGCCTTTCCTACGACACGTCGAGCCTCTCCGCCGTGTCGTTCAACTCAACCATCGCCGGAATCGAATATGCCGACGCCATCCTGCTGGTCGGCTCGCATATTCGTTGGGAAGCGCCGCTCGTCGCGACCCGGATTCGCAAGGCGGCTCGCAAGGGTGCGGCAATCTACGGCATCGGGCCGGAAGCCGACCTTGGCTTCAAGGTCCAGTGGCTCGGCAACGATTCAAAGCTGCTCGGCAAGCTGCCGACGGACGTTACGAACGCATTTGGCGCAGCTGCCAAGCCGGCAGTGGTGGTCGGTCCGGGCGCACTCGCTGCCGGCGCGCTAGGCGCTGCGCTGGCGCTCGTTCAGCCGCTCGGCCTCATCAAGGATGGATGGAACGGCTTCAACGTCGTCCATACCGCGGCCTCGCGCATGGCGGGATTGATCCTCGGCTACGCGCAAAAGGGCGGCATCGCCGACATCGAGGCGGCAAACCCGGGTCTCGTCCTGCTCCTCGGCGCTGACGAGGTCGCACCGGACCGCTTCAAGAGTGCGTTCAAGGTCTATGTCGGCCATCACGGAGACAAGGGCGCGAAGCTGGCAGACCTCATCTTGCCCGCTGCGTCCTATGCCGAAAAGCATGGCACCTACGTCAACCTCGAAGGTCGGGTGCAGCGCGGTGAGCGCGCCGCCTTCCCGCCGGGTGAGGCGAAGGAAGACTGGGCGATCTTCCGTGCCGTGTCGCAATTGATCGGTCAGGATCTGCCATTCGACAGCTTCGACCAGCTCCGCGCCCAGATGGTCGCCGAACATCCTGAGCTTGGCCGTGACGGACTGATCGACCTGCCCTGGTCGGCACCGGTGCTTGCCGGCACGGCCGGTGGCGAGATCCGCTACCCGATTAGCGATTTCTACCTCACCAACGCGATCGCGCGCTCCAGCCCGACCATGCACCGCTGCTCGGAAGAGCTTGTGCACGGCCACGCGGCCACCCTGGAGGCAGCGGAATGA
- the nuoK gene encoding NADH-quinone oxidoreductase subunit NuoK, with protein sequence MIGLNHYLAVASILFVLGVFGIFINRRNVILMLMAIELILLSVNINLVAFSAYLGDLAGQVMAMFVLTVAAAEAAIGLAILVIFFRRVGTIAVDAADRMKG encoded by the coding sequence ATGATCGGCCTCAACCATTATCTCGCGGTCGCCTCGATCCTGTTCGTGCTGGGCGTGTTCGGGATCTTCATCAACCGCCGCAACGTCATCCTGATGCTGATGGCGATCGAGCTCATCCTGCTCAGCGTGAACATCAACCTGGTCGCCTTTTCGGCGTATCTGGGCGATCTCGCCGGGCAGGTGATGGCCATGTTCGTCCTCACTGTTGCCGCCGCCGAGGCCGCCATCGGTCTTGCCATTCTCGTTATCTTCTTCCGTCGTGTCGGCACCATCGCCGTCGACGCCGCCGACAGGATGAAGGGCTGA
- a CDS encoding NADH-quinone oxidoreductase subunit C, which translates to MLAPQVPQTASNEGVIEAAKAALGASVLDVKDHVGEVTLTVARDAVVEVCRTLRDTPGLEYQQLMEIAGVDYPERAERFEVNYHLLSLTQNRRVRVKVLTDEVTPVPSITSLWPVAGWLEREVFDLYGVTFAGNADLRRILTDYGFEGFPLRKDFPLTGHTEMRYSEAEKRVVYEPVSLPQDFRTFDFLTPWEGPEYRLPGDEKAEPQAAGAASPAPASGEAPKVVAAPAKDAGKREPPYAGDNEERARKGAKEADAEASKSNEAKAQSEVSKPSDTPDPKPKGGANRRRPGGGTA; encoded by the coding sequence ATGCTTGCTCCGCAGGTTCCCCAGACCGCCTCCAACGAGGGCGTGATCGAGGCTGCGAAGGCGGCGCTTGGCGCGTCGGTGCTGGACGTGAAGGATCATGTCGGCGAAGTGACACTGACCGTCGCCCGTGATGCAGTGGTTGAGGTCTGCCGCACCCTTCGCGACACGCCAGGCCTCGAATATCAGCAGCTGATGGAGATCGCCGGGGTCGACTATCCGGAGCGCGCGGAGCGCTTCGAGGTCAACTATCATCTCCTCTCGCTCACTCAGAACCGCCGCGTTCGCGTCAAGGTGCTGACCGACGAGGTCACGCCGGTGCCGAGCATCACCTCGCTGTGGCCGGTGGCGGGCTGGCTCGAGCGCGAGGTATTCGATCTTTACGGCGTCACCTTCGCCGGCAATGCCGACCTCCGCCGGATCCTCACCGACTATGGCTTCGAGGGCTTTCCGCTGCGCAAGGACTTCCCACTGACTGGCCATACCGAGATGCGCTATTCGGAGGCGGAGAAGCGCGTCGTCTACGAGCCTGTTTCCTTGCCGCAAGACTTCCGTACCTTCGATTTCCTGACGCCGTGGGAAGGCCCGGAATACCGGCTGCCCGGCGACGAGAAGGCCGAGCCGCAGGCTGCCGGCGCCGCCTCGCCCGCGCCCGCGAGCGGCGAAGCGCCCAAGGTTGTCGCCGCACCGGCAAAGGACGCCGGAAAGCGCGAGCCGCCCTACGCGGGTGACAATGAGGAACGCGCGCGTAAGGGCGCCAAGGAAGCGGATGCCGAAGCGTCCAAATCGAACGAAGCCAAGGCGCAGAGTGAAGTGAGCAAGCCCAGCGACACGCCCGATCCCAAGCCGAAAGGGGGCGCCAATCGCCGCCGGCCCGGTGGAGGCACGGCATGA
- the nuoF gene encoding NADH-quinone oxidoreductase subunit NuoF, with protein sequence MGTTTALSDKDRIFTNVYGFQSPDLKAAQARGDWDDTAKLMQLGQDGIIDVVKASGLRGRGGAGFPTGMKWSFMPKEPKPGKPNFLVINADESEPGSCKDREILRHDPHKLVEGALLAGFAMRARAAYIYVRGEFIEETAALRKAVAEAYSAGLLGKNAAGSGYDFDLFVHRGAGAYICGEETAMLESLEGKQGKPRLKPPFPAGAGLYGCPTTVNNVESIAVVPTILRRGAAWFASFGREKNEGTKLFQISGHVNKPCVVEESMGISFKELIDRHAGGIRGGWDNLLAVIPGGSSVPLVPAEQIMDAPMDFDGLKALGSGLGTAAVIVMDKSTDIVRAISRLSYFYKHESCGQCTPCREGTGWMWRTMERLREGDADVATIDRLLDVTKQVEGHTICALGDAAAWPIQGLIKHFRPEIERRIAERAGRTMLEAAE encoded by the coding sequence ATGGGCACCACCACCGCACTGTCCGACAAGGACCGCATCTTCACCAATGTCTACGGCTTCCAGTCGCCAGATCTGAAGGCGGCGCAGGCTCGCGGCGATTGGGACGACACCGCCAAGCTGATGCAGTTGGGCCAAGACGGCATCATCGACGTGGTCAAGGCATCGGGCCTGCGCGGCCGCGGTGGCGCTGGCTTCCCAACGGGCATGAAGTGGAGCTTCATGCCCAAGGAGCCCAAGCCGGGTAAGCCCAACTTCCTCGTCATCAACGCCGACGAGTCCGAGCCGGGAAGCTGCAAGGACCGCGAGATCCTGCGCCACGATCCGCACAAGCTGGTCGAAGGTGCTTTGCTCGCCGGCTTCGCAATGCGCGCCCGCGCCGCCTACATCTACGTGCGCGGGGAGTTCATCGAAGAGACGGCCGCGCTCCGCAAGGCGGTCGCCGAGGCCTACTCCGCAGGCTTGCTCGGCAAGAATGCGGCGGGCTCCGGCTACGACTTCGACCTGTTCGTTCACCGCGGCGCCGGCGCCTATATCTGCGGCGAAGAAACGGCGATGCTCGAAAGCCTCGAAGGCAAGCAGGGTAAGCCGCGCCTCAAGCCGCCGTTCCCGGCCGGCGCAGGCCTCTACGGCTGCCCGACGACCGTCAACAATGTCGAGAGCATTGCGGTGGTGCCGACCATCCTTCGCCGCGGCGCCGCCTGGTTTGCCAGCTTCGGGCGCGAGAAGAACGAAGGCACCAAGCTGTTCCAGATCAGCGGCCATGTGAACAAGCCCTGCGTCGTCGAGGAAAGCATGGGCATCAGCTTCAAGGAGCTGATCGACCGCCATGCCGGCGGCATTCGCGGCGGCTGGGACAATCTGCTGGCGGTGATCCCGGGCGGTTCGTCCGTTCCGTTGGTCCCGGCCGAGCAGATCATGGACGCGCCGATGGACTTTGACGGTCTCAAGGCGCTCGGCTCCGGCCTCGGCACCGCGGCCGTGATCGTCATGGACAAGTCCACCGACATCGTCCGCGCGATCAGCCGCCTCAGCTATTTCTACAAGCATGAAAGCTGCGGCCAGTGCACGCCGTGCCGGGAAGGCACCGGCTGGATGTGGCGCACCATGGAGCGGCTGCGCGAAGGTGACGCCGACGTCGCCACCATCGACCGACTGCTCGACGTCACCAAGCAGGTCGAAGGCCACACCATTTGCGCGCTAGGCGACGCCGCCGCCTGGCCGATCCAGGGCCTGATCAAGCATTTTCGCCCCGAGATCGAACGCCGCATCGCCGAGCGCGCTGGACGAACGATGCTGGAGGCGGCGGAATAG
- a CDS encoding complex I 24 kDa subunit family protein, whose translation MAEQAAIPDEAEVRARWSGFQWTSENARKAAEIIARYPEGRQQSASIPLLDLAQRQVGEETGTQGWLPVPVMEFVAAQIDTTPIRIMEVATFYTMFNLAPVGRYHVQVCGTTPCMLRGSDDVLEACYKKGLRKGHTTADGLFTLTEVECLGACANAPMVQINDDNYEDLTEASMTAVLDALARGEKPKPGPQIDRQTSCPEGGPTTLKKMAERNYDYRAQWNAAAGEGA comes from the coding sequence ATGGCTGAACAAGCTGCAATCCCCGACGAGGCAGAGGTCCGCGCGCGCTGGTCCGGATTCCAGTGGACTTCGGAGAACGCCCGGAAGGCTGCGGAGATCATCGCCCGCTATCCCGAAGGCCGTCAGCAGTCGGCGTCCATCCCCCTGCTCGACCTCGCCCAGCGGCAGGTCGGGGAAGAAACAGGCACGCAGGGCTGGCTTCCGGTGCCCGTGATGGAGTTCGTCGCGGCGCAGATCGACACGACGCCGATCCGCATCATGGAGGTCGCGACCTTCTACACCATGTTCAATCTGGCGCCGGTCGGCCGCTACCATGTGCAGGTGTGCGGAACGACGCCGTGCATGCTGCGCGGGTCGGACGACGTGCTGGAAGCCTGCTACAAAAAGGGTCTTCGCAAGGGCCACACGACCGCTGACGGCCTGTTCACGCTGACCGAGGTCGAATGCCTCGGCGCCTGCGCCAACGCGCCGATGGTCCAGATCAACGACGACAATTACGAGGACCTCACCGAGGCGAGCATGACCGCCGTCCTCGACGCGCTCGCCCGCGGTGAGAAGCCCAAGCCAGGTCCGCAGATCGATCGCCAGACCAGCTGCCCCGAAGGCGGCCCGACCACGCTGAAGAAGATGGCCGAGCGCAACTACGACTATCGCGCGCAGTGGAATGCTGCGGCTGGTGAGGGCGCGTAA
- a CDS encoding NADH-quinone oxidoreductase subunit J has protein sequence MIALIAFYLFATVTIASAIAVIFARNPVHSVLWLILAFFNSAGLMVLLGAEFIAMLVVIVYVGAVAVLFLFVVMMLDIDFGQLRSGFSRNLPFAVLIALVLFAEILIGVQARGSGPAMNGANAANNGQSNIVALGEQLYSRYLMPFELAGLILLVAMIGAIVLTHRQRTGTRGQNVSKQIGRRPEDSTRNLNPGVGEGMKL, from the coding sequence ATGATCGCTCTTATCGCATTCTACCTGTTCGCGACGGTTACGATTGCCTCGGCAATCGCGGTGATCTTCGCGCGCAATCCCGTTCATAGCGTGCTGTGGCTGATCCTCGCCTTCTTCAACTCGGCGGGCCTAATGGTGCTGCTGGGCGCCGAATTCATCGCGATGCTGGTGGTGATCGTCTACGTCGGCGCGGTCGCGGTGCTGTTCCTGTTCGTGGTCATGATGCTCGACATCGATTTCGGCCAGCTGCGCTCGGGCTTCTCCCGCAACCTGCCGTTCGCGGTGCTGATCGCGCTGGTGCTGTTTGCAGAGATACTGATCGGCGTTCAGGCCCGGGGGTCGGGGCCGGCGATGAACGGTGCGAATGCGGCGAACAATGGACAGTCCAACATCGTCGCCTTGGGTGAGCAGCTCTACAGCCGCTACTTGATGCCGTTCGAACTGGCCGGCCTCATCCTGCTGGTGGCAATGATCGGCGCCATCGTCCTCACCCATCGCCAGCGGACCGGCACTCGCGGGCAGAATGTGTCCAAGCAGATCGGCCGCCGTCCAGAGGACTCGACCCGCAACCTGAACCCGGGCGTCGGCGAGGGCATGAAGCTATGA
- the nuoI gene encoding NADH-quinone oxidoreductase subunit NuoI, producing MIGQWLKSFTLWELVKGHALTLKYFFKPKATINYPYEKTPQSPRFRGEHALRRYPNGEERCIACKLCEAVCPALAITIEAEPREDGSRRTTRYDIDMVKCIYCGLCAEACPVDAIVEGPNLEFATETREELLYDKAKLLANGDRWEQAIAANLAADAPYR from the coding sequence ATGATCGGCCAGTGGCTGAAATCGTTCACGCTTTGGGAGCTGGTGAAGGGTCATGCCCTGACCCTGAAGTATTTCTTCAAGCCCAAGGCGACCATCAACTATCCGTACGAAAAGACGCCGCAGAGCCCGCGTTTCCGCGGTGAACATGCGCTGCGCCGCTATCCCAACGGCGAAGAGCGCTGCATTGCCTGCAAGCTTTGCGAGGCAGTCTGCCCGGCATTGGCAATCACCATCGAGGCCGAACCGCGCGAGGACGGCAGCCGCCGGACCACTCGCTACGACATCGACATGGTGAAGTGCATCTACTGCGGGCTGTGCGCGGAAGCCTGTCCGGTTGACGCCATCGTCGAGGGCCCCAACCTCGAATTCGCGACGGAAACGCGCGAAGAACTGCTCTACGACAAGGCCAAATTGCTCGCCAACGGCGATCGCTGGGAACAAGCGATTGCGGCGAACCTTGCCGCCGACGCGCCCTACCGATAA
- a CDS encoding NADH-quinone oxidoreductase subunit D, with product MGGGVGATSGSDIQPDQGQPNNYTINFGPQHPAAHGVLRLIMELDGEIVERVDPHVGLLHRGTEKLIEYKTYQQAIPYFDRLDYCSPMCMEHSFVLAIEKLMGLEVPIRAQYIRVLMAELTRIKNHMLNLGSHIMDVGAMTPNLWLFELREDLMQIYEHVSGARMHANYFRVGGVHYDIPPKVLNMIGEFLDKRLKLFEDAISLVADNRIFKQRNVDIGTVSKEDAIAWGFSGPMIRASGIPWDIRRSQPYEVYDRMEFDIPVGTNGDCYDRFMVRVEEVRQSWKIARQCLSQMPEGPVGSLDRKVYPPPRGEMKQSMEALIHHFKLYTEGYHVPAGEVYVATESPKGEFGVYLVADGTNRPYRCKIRPTAFSHLQAMDFMMKGHMLADTTAVLSAIDVVFGECDR from the coding sequence ATGGGCGGCGGCGTCGGCGCGACCAGCGGGTCGGACATCCAGCCCGACCAGGGTCAGCCGAACAATTACACGATCAACTTCGGCCCGCAGCATCCGGCGGCGCACGGCGTGCTACGCCTAATCATGGAGCTGGACGGCGAAATCGTTGAGCGCGTCGATCCGCACGTCGGCTTGCTTCACCGCGGCACCGAAAAGCTCATCGAGTACAAGACCTACCAGCAGGCGATCCCTTACTTCGATCGCCTCGATTACTGCTCGCCCATGTGCATGGAGCATAGCTTCGTGCTTGCTATCGAGAAGCTCATGGGCCTCGAGGTGCCGATCCGCGCGCAGTACATCCGCGTGCTGATGGCGGAGCTGACCCGCATCAAGAACCATATGCTGAACCTCGGCAGCCACATCATGGACGTGGGCGCGATGACGCCCAACCTGTGGCTGTTCGAGCTTCGCGAAGATCTGATGCAGATCTACGAGCATGTCTCGGGCGCGCGCATGCACGCCAATTATTTCCGCGTCGGCGGCGTCCACTACGACATCCCGCCCAAGGTGCTGAACATGATCGGGGAGTTCCTCGACAAGCGCCTGAAGCTGTTCGAGGACGCGATCAGCCTCGTCGCCGACAACCGCATCTTCAAGCAGCGCAACGTCGACATCGGCACCGTCAGCAAGGAAGACGCGATCGCCTGGGGCTTCTCCGGCCCGATGATCCGCGCGTCGGGCATCCCATGGGATATCCGCCGGAGCCAGCCGTACGAAGTCTACGACCGGATGGAGTTCGACATCCCCGTTGGCACCAACGGCGATTGCTACGACCGCTTCATGGTTCGCGTCGAGGAAGTCCGGCAGAGCTGGAAGATTGCGCGTCAGTGCCTTAGCCAAATGCCCGAAGGACCGGTCGGAAGTCTCGACCGCAAGGTCTATCCGCCGCCGCGCGGTGAGATGAAGCAATCGATGGAAGCGCTCATCCATCACTTCAAGCTCTACACCGAAGGCTATCACGTGCCCGCGGGCGAGGTCTATGTCGCCACCGAAAGTCCCAAGGGCGAGTTCGGCGTCTACCTCGTCGCCGACGGCACCAACCGGCCCTACCGCTGCAAGATCCGCCCGACCGCCTTCAGCCACCTTCAGGCGATGGACTTCATGATGAAGGGCCATATGCTCGCGGACACCACCGCCGTCCTGTCCGCCATCGACGTAGTGTTCGGGGAGTGTGACCGGTGA
- the nuoL gene encoding NADH-quinone oxidoreductase subunit L, with amino-acid sequence MHPLVFIVFLPLLAAVVAGLGGRLIGKVPAKAIATGALFISCALSWPIFISYLSGEAQPTVVHVLDWIRSGDLQVDWALRLDALTAVMLVVVTSVSSLVHLYSWGYMAEDPSQPRFFAYLSLFTFAMLMLVTADSLVQMFFGWEGVGLASYLLIGFWYHKPSANAAALKAFVVNRVGDFGFSLGIFGTFLVFGTVSIPAILAAAPGMAGSTIGFAGMRVDTMTLLCLLLFVGAMGKSAQLGLHTWLPDAMEGPTPVSALIHAATMVTAGVFMVCRLSPMFEVSETAKHVVTYVGAATCIFAATVGTTQNDIKRVVAYSTCSQLGYMFFAAGVGAYGAAMFHLFTHAFFKALLFLGAGSVIHAMHHEQDMRFYGALRKEIPLTFWTMIAGTLAITGVGIFGIGFAGYFSKDAILESAWAIGSVPGHIAFFLGAFAALLTSFYSWRLIFLTFFGKPRWAASEHIQHAVHGDSHDHPDEEHGDSSHDAHGVPATGTAGYHPHESPLPMLVPLILLSAGAVFAGLVFHHAFIDAEGGAHFWNGSLAFDAHLAHAAHEVTDWVKFTPLTVMMIGLAIAYNNYVRRPEAAAGFVKQFPALHRFLLNKWYFDEIYNMIFVRPALWFGRLFWHRGDEQTIDRFGPHGAAVAVGFGNRLTTRLQSGYLYSYALVMLLGLIGAATWAILWAGH; translated from the coding sequence ATGCACCCGCTCGTCTTTATCGTCTTCCTGCCGCTGCTCGCCGCGGTCGTCGCCGGCCTGGGCGGGCGCCTGATTGGCAAGGTTCCGGCCAAGGCGATCGCCACCGGCGCGCTGTTCATTTCCTGCGCGCTCAGCTGGCCGATCTTCATTTCCTACCTGTCTGGCGAGGCGCAGCCGACCGTCGTCCACGTGCTCGACTGGATCCGCTCCGGCGATCTCCAAGTGGACTGGGCGCTCCGGCTCGATGCATTGACGGCCGTGATGCTGGTGGTGGTCACCAGCGTGTCCAGCCTCGTCCACCTCTACAGCTGGGGCTATATGGCCGAGGACCCCAGCCAGCCCCGCTTCTTCGCTTATCTGTCGCTATTCACCTTCGCGATGCTGATGCTGGTGACCGCCGACAGCCTCGTCCAGATGTTCTTTGGCTGGGAAGGGGTGGGCCTTGCTTCCTACCTCCTTATCGGCTTCTGGTACCACAAGCCGTCCGCCAATGCCGCCGCGCTTAAGGCGTTCGTCGTCAATCGCGTCGGCGACTTCGGCTTTTCGCTCGGCATCTTCGGCACTTTCCTGGTGTTCGGCACCGTCTCCATTCCGGCGATCCTCGCCGCGGCACCTGGCATGGCCGGCTCCACCATCGGCTTTGCCGGAATGCGGGTCGATACCATGACCTTGCTCTGCCTGCTGCTGTTCGTCGGCGCGATGGGCAAGTCGGCGCAGCTCGGCCTTCACACCTGGCTTCCGGACGCGATGGAGGGCCCGACTCCGGTCAGCGCGCTGATCCACGCCGCGACCATGGTCACCGCCGGCGTCTTCATGGTCTGCCGCCTGTCGCCCATGTTCGAAGTCAGCGAGACGGCCAAGCATGTCGTGACATATGTGGGCGCCGCCACCTGCATCTTCGCGGCGACGGTGGGCACGACCCAGAACGACATCAAGCGGGTCGTCGCTTATTCGACCTGCTCGCAGCTCGGCTACATGTTCTTCGCGGCGGGCGTCGGTGCCTATGGCGCGGCGATGTTCCACCTGTTCACGCACGCCTTCTTCAAGGCTCTGCTGTTCCTCGGCGCCGGCTCCGTCATCCACGCCATGCACCATGAACAGGACATGCGTTTTTACGGCGCGCTTCGTAAGGAGATCCCGCTGACGTTCTGGACGATGATCGCGGGTACGCTGGCAATCACCGGCGTCGGCATCTTTGGGATCGGCTTCGCAGGCTATTTCTCCAAGGATGCGATCCTGGAGAGCGCCTGGGCGATCGGCAGCGTTCCGGGCCACATCGCCTTCTTCCTCGGCGCATTCGCGGCGCTGCTGACCAGCTTTTACAGCTGGCGCCTCATCTTCCTGACCTTCTTCGGCAAGCCGCGTTGGGCGGCGTCCGAGCATATCCAGCATGCGGTTCACGGTGACTCCCATGACCATCCGGACGAAGAGCATGGCGACAGCAGCCATGACGCGCATGGCGTTCCGGCGACCGGCACCGCGGGCTACCACCCGCACGAAAGCCCGCTGCCAATGCTGGTGCCGCTGATCCTGCTTTCCGCGGGTGCAGTCTTTGCGGGCCTGGTCTTTCATCACGCCTTCATCGACGCGGAGGGCGGCGCGCACTTCTGGAATGGCAGCCTGGCGTTCGATGCACATCTCGCCCACGCCGCGCATGAGGTCACCGACTGGGTGAAGTTCACGCCGTTGACGGTGATGATGATCGGCCTAGCAATCGCCTACAACAACTATGTCCGTCGTCCGGAGGCCGCGGCGGGGTTCGTGAAGCAATTCCCGGCGCTTCACCGCTTCCTGCTCAACAAGTGGTATTTCGACGAGATCTACAATATGATCTTCGTTCGCCCCGCGCTCTGGTTCGGCCGTTTGTTCTGGCACCGGGGCGACGAGCAGACGATCGACCGTTTCGGTCCGCATGGCGCTGCAGTCGCTGTCGGTTTCGGCAATCGCCTGACCACCCGCCTGCAATCGGGATATCTTTATAGTTATGCACTCGTGATGCTGCTCGGCCTGATCGGCGCGGCGACCTGGGCCATTCTGTGGGCTGGTCACTGA